In Pristis pectinata isolate sPriPec2 chromosome 7, sPriPec2.1.pri, whole genome shotgun sequence, the sequence GCATCTGTAGCAAAACTGTTCTAGAAAACTACAACACTGGCACCAAGCTAGGCCAATTATATCCAAATGATTCCTTAGTGTCCTCCCTCCATTGAAGGATCAGGGGTGGGCTGTTTGGTGACCATTGCAGTGTCCAGTTTTGTTTGCAACTCCTCAGGTAATAAAGTCCATGTCTGTATGCAACAAGAATAGACAACATTCAAATTTGCACTAATTGGCATTACATTAACATACAGTATGTGAAACGCAGTTCCTGGCcatctccaatgagtaaaacaaCCACCCCTTAACATTTAGTGAGATTATTATTGTCAAATCTCCCAGTATTAACATCCTTGAGGATAATCATTTGATCCAAACTGGAAGTGACCAGACACACACAAACTGTaggtacaagaacaggtcagtCTGGGTTCTCTGTGGCAGGTGATTATCCTCCACATTTCCCCAAAGCCTTGCTGCCATCTAGAAGGCAGGTCAGATGTGTGCTGGAAagttctccacttacctggatgggtAGAGCTCCAATAACATTCAAGAAACTTGATTTCAGTTCATAGAACAGACACCTCTTGACACCAAGTCTGACCCCTTCACACGCATCTCTATTGTGGCTGCAGTATATGCTGTCAATTtaatctcattaaatggtggagtggCCTGAGGAACTGAATGGCTAACCTCTATTCCTCAGTACCACTTCCAAAAGTATCTGAAAGCTTATTAAAGCTAAACCATCCCAACAACATTATGGGAAACCTTCAACCCaagaactgctgcagttcaagcaaatggctcaccaccaccttctggagAGCAATTAGGGAATTGCGATAAACGTTGGCTTTGTTACCAATGCCAACAACCTATGAAAGAATGTAAGTGAACTTGGTGCTTGGACACAAAGCTAAACCACTGAAGTATGACAGTAACTGGATGCATTTTTAGACTTTGTTAACTGCTTTCCCTGGGTCACTGAGGAAATACTCAGGCACTGAAAGAAATACAAGAAAAGGGTTAAACATGATTTAGGCTCAGGAGAACTGAAATTTGGGGATGGATTAGAATAAAGaagtaaatctccttttaaaaggAGACAGATACCATGCAAATTTATACAGCTGGAATAGGGAAGATCAATGCAAAAGACAACTTCATGTTATATTGTGACTGCAGATTGATAATCATGGCTATATATTTGTAAAAGGAAAATTCATTTCTGAAGTCAGAGAATTGTCTTCTGTTGTAGAGTGATTAATGTCTCCAATGGACTGTAGGAAACGCTCGCAAAAACGGCAGCTGTTCGAGAGTCAGTCGATTTAAAAGCAGGTTGGGTGGACACAGAGATTTCTACAATAGGTTGAGCTAAATGGTTCAGGTGGCTCTCCCCACTCATAATTTACTTCATTTAAAGGATGTGAAAAATCCCAATGAATTTTTGAATGCCAAAATTGCTACAGTTCTGTTCTATCTGACTATCTCTTGTTCTCATTTTCTCAGTGGGAGGATGCAAAACCTATCCGGTCTGCACAACTAGAGCAATACCGATCCATGAATCCTTGTCCCGTCTATGAGAAAAACACGGACACTGTCTTTCTCTTCTTCATTGCAGTTGAAGGATCAAAGACTGAGCAAGAGCAAATCAGTAGCGGAAAAAATGCTGCACGACTTTGTTACGTTACCAGCATGGACAAAGGGCAGACCTGGAGTGAAACTAATGACCTAACAGAGTGTACCATAGGTCACACCATCAATACGTGGGCAACATTTGCTGTGGGTCCAGGCCACGGCATTCAGCTAAGGAATGGCCGTCTTGTTATTCCTGCAAATGCTCATGAGAAACAGTCCAATAACCAAGTCAGGGTATGGGCTTTCACTTTCTTTAGTGATGATCATGGAGAGTCCTGGCAGTTTGGGAACTTTGTTTCTGGGGAGGAGTGTGGGGAATGTCAGGTGGTGTCAGTGGGTCAAGGCAATGCATCCAGTGAGCAAACTTTAGTGTATTGTAATGCTCGGAGCAATAAGCAAAAGTATCGGGTGGAAGCTTTCAGTGAGGATGGTGGAAAAACCTTCACTGAAGGGCAACTGAGAAAACAGTTGGTTGAACCTCCAGGAGGTTGCCATGGTAGCATCATCAGTTTTCCTGCCTCAGATATTTCACATGTCAAAAGCTACCCTGATATTATAAAGTATCACTCTCAAAGCGATGATGATTCCTTAGACATAATATTGTTCTCGCATACCACAAGCTCCAAGTCATTTGAGGATTTAGGAATTTACCTTAATACTTATTCAGGTCGTCTTCAAACCTGGACAAAGCCTTGGATCATTGCCCCTGGTAAATGTAGGTACTCAGAAATGGCATTTATTAAACTTCCTGAGGAAACAAATCCTATTGTTACTTGTTTGTTTGAATGTGGGTGCACATGTTGGTGTTTAAGTTGTTTTGAGTGTAggcatacaaacaaaaaaatCTCATTTTGTGTTTTGAAAATTGATGATATTATTGAGAACACCATAAACAGTGTCCGCTTGCAATCGCCAGGCTGTGGATCAGATTGCTGTAGATCAGCTTGCTGTAGGTCACCTTGCTGTGGATCGGCTTGCTATAGGTCACCTTGCTGTGGATCGGCTTGCTGCACACCCGCTTGTGGTATAGTGTAGTCTCAGTTAGAGCTGGTTGCACTCACGGAATGGCTGGCAAAGCCCCATCCCcaggctcaccagctgtcaaactgTCGCTGTTATTAGATGCTAGTGACTGTCTCTGTTACATTCAAAAATTTCTTAAGAATTAAGTAAAACAGCCAAACCACATAAAAATCATTGAAACAGAAAggaaatttatttcttttttcattttcagtAACTCACTGCTGCTTTTGAAAATAATTGCTGCCTTGACAACCTTACTCTGCACCCTACCAGACACTCTCTCAGTTCTCTCCACCCTCAGccgctctgcaacttaaaagacatttgctttGCATTTTACCAGTTGTGGTGAAGGGTCCTTGGCCCAGAAAGGCCAACTCCTGCTTAACTTGCTGCAGCCACTTgtgccattcattttaatggggcTGCACGAGGTCCAACCAGCACAGGCTCAGGGAGCATGTTACTTGGTCTGGGAGCTGGGAGGCCTGCGCAAGTTCATGCTGTCCTGAAGGGTCCAGTGGATGGACAGGCAGCAGTGCAGGATGTGCAGTACTGGTTTAATCCCAGTTCTTACTGGAGTTTGACAGGTGAGATGCTGAGCTTTGAGCTTTTGTTGGGTTTCCTAAGAAGCCAAGGACACAGAGGTCAAAGTGGGTGcaggatggaggattaaagtgacaggcaactggaagttcacaGTCACCCTTGAAGAATGAACAGAGGTGTTGTGTGAATTAGTTACCCAATCtggatttggtttctccagtgtagaggatgcAACACTGTGAGTGCTGAATGCCGTTCACTAAGTTCAAAGAATTACAAGTGAATCAGTGCTTTACCTGGAAGGAGTATTTGGTTCCCTCAAGTTGTGCTGATGATTAAACCATAAATTCTAATATCTACAGCAACTGAAAGTTGTGTTCATGGTGACAGCAGAAGTATTACCCAGTCAGCCTTAAAGCTCAGTGATTCTGTGCTTGCTGTATTATTTGCCTATTTCATAACTCCAACAACTGTGTGCTTTCCTCTACCATTTGTAAACCTAACAACTGCAATCAGTAATAAACATTTGGCATGAAACATTGCTGACTTCCTGTTTACTGCTTTCCATACGGTTCCTCCCAGGTTACAAAtgtccaatttatggacaccacatacatacaaatgagctcccataaatattattaaattcagatgaGAACCAGTCTTGGGGGAAAACGAATCTGCTTCCTTGTAACCTCcccgcagtaatcagacaccattgtctcttaagcaCACAGGCTGCCTGCTTCCCTGTGGGAGGCGGAGTTGCTTCGTAAATTGACAAGCAATGGCTTCTGTCGATACTTGAGCAACAAc encodes:
- the LOC127572468 gene encoding sialidase-2-like, with the protein product MEENEHDCLAVVQHSISPRVDLQTDPLPNPDLILFTDGSSHRLRDDLLLAGYAIVDLYQTVEAYALPPGTLAQAVELSAFTRACILAKDQMANIYTDSHYAYGVVHDFGHIWKNRGFVTSAGKSIKRSQLVLNLLEAIQLPKQLAIIKCEAHTSATDEISQGNARADQVAKRVALTQQPILQGLRQSYNLPLPALEPSELRTALQNSSPQEKRTWEKAHCHYKDGFWMASSESVHITDLFQKDNCRMYQIPALLHIPNSNTLLAFAERRHGPRDEDADVLYLRSGTYDKSLKNFQWEDAKPIRSAQLEQYRSMNPCPVYEKNTDTVFLFFIAVEGSKTEQEQISSGKNAARLCYVTSMDKGQTWSETNDLTECTIGHTINTWATFAVGPGHGIQLRNGRLVIPANAHEKQSNNQVRVWAFTFFSDDHGESWQFGNFVSGEECGECQVVSVGQGNASSEQTLVYCNARSNKQKYRVEAFSEDGGKTFTEGQLRKQLVEPPGGCHGSIISFPASDISHVKSYPDIIKYHSQSDDDSLDIILFSHTTSSKSFEDLGIYLNTYSGRLQTWTKPWIIAPGKCSCGEGSLAQKGQLLLNLLQPLVPFILMGLHEVQPAQAQGACYLVWELGGLRKFMLS